AGCCTCATCCATATAATGGGTTGTAACAAATATAGTTTTTCCCTGTTCGGCCAAGTCATAAATAAGCATCCAGAAGTTCCGGCGTGATATCGGGTCCACACCGCTGGTCGGCTCGTCCAGAAAAACAACCTGGGGATCATGCAGTAACGACGTACTCAGCGCAAGTCTTTGTTTCCAGCCTATAGGTAATGATGCGGTTAATAAATTAGCTTGTTTGTCCAACTCCAGATAGCTTAAAAGTTCCTGAATTTTGTTTATTATTTTGTTCCTGCTCAGGCCGTATATTCCTCCATAAAACTCAATATTTTCTTTAATGGTCAAATCACCGTATAAGCTGAATTTCTGGCTCATATACCCTATTACTTTCTTGATGCTTTCAGTTTGGGTATAGATATCAAAACCTGCCACGCTGGCTTGTCCTTCGGAAGGTAAAAGCAGCCCGCAAAGCATGCGGATAGTGGTGGTTTTGCCTGCGCCATTGGCTCCCAGAAATCCGAAAATTTCTCCCTTTTTTACTGAAAAAGAAACCTTGTCCACTGCTTTAAAGTCACCGAACAATTTGGTCAGGTTATTTACTTCAACTACTGAAGTATTGCTGATAGTCATTCTTTTTCCTTAATCAGTTTCAAAAAAAGGTCCTCCAGCTGAACATCAATATTTTTTATCTCTTTATAATATTCTTTATAGTGCTTCAAACTACTTTTAATATTTTGCATTGTACTTCCTGCTTCTCCGATAAGGTGTACCCCGGAACCGAAAAGCTCTATTTTATCCTTCCATTCGGTCTTTAATAATTGTTTATATAATTTTGTCGGAGAATCGGAAGTAATTAAAAATAAAGGCAGCTTGAAACCCTTTATTAATTCGTCAGGTTGGCCTACAGACAACATCCGGCCTTTATATAGAAGCCCTACTCTCTGGCACATAGATGCCTCTTCCAGATAAGGTGTTGAAATAAGAATACTTTTACCCTGTTTTATCAAAGCATGCAGCAATTGCCAGAATTCATGTCTGGAAACCGGGTCCACGCCGGTAGTAGGTTCATCCAGCACAATCACGTCCGGCTCGTGCATCAGCATACAGGACAGTGCCAGCTTTTGCTTCATGCCTCCGGACAAATCACCTGCGGCTCTGTTCGCAAAAGATTTTAAGTTGGAAAACATGTATAGTTGCTCCATCCTTTTCAGGCGTTCTTCTCTGCTTATGCCAAACAGTTCGCCGAAAAAATGCAGGTTCTGCGCGACAGTCAGGTCCTGATAAAGGCTGAACTTTTCCGGCATATACCCGATATTCCTGCGTACAAAAGCTACATTTTTCTGAACC
This Candidatus Margulisiibacteriota bacterium DNA region includes the following protein-coding sequences:
- a CDS encoding ABC transporter ATP-binding protein — protein: MTISNTSVVEVNNLTKLFGDFKAVDKVSFSVKKGEIFGFLGANGAGKTTTIRMLCGLLLPSEGQASVAGFDIYTQTESIKKVIGYMSQKFSLYGDLTIKENIEFYGGIYGLSRNKIINKIQELLSYLELDKQANLLTASLPIGWKQRLALSTSLLHDPQVVFLDEPTSGVDPISRRNFWMLIYDLAEQGKTIFVTTHYMDEAEYCHRISIMRDGQIVELDTPYNLKEKYKMKTMQDVFLAAVKGKR
- a CDS encoding ABC transporter ATP-binding protein, whose protein sequence is MVLKIDNLYKSYEAIKALQGISLDIAKGELFGLLGPDGSGKSTLIRIIVTLLKADSGKVLFQDKEVQKNVAFVRRNIGYMPEKFSLYQDLTVAQNLHFFGELFGISREERLKRMEQLYMFSNLKSFANRAAGDLSGGMKQKLALSCMLMHEPDVIVLDEPTTGVDPVSRHEFWQLLHALIKQGKSILISTPYLEEASMCQRVGLLYKGRMLSVGQPDELIKGFKLPLFLITSDSPTKLYKQLLKTEWKDKIELFGSGVHLIGEAGSTMQNIKSSLKHYKEYYKEIKNIDVQLEDLFLKLIKEKE